A DNA window from Leishmania panamensis strain MHOM/PA/94/PSC-1 chromosome 27 sequence contains the following coding sequences:
- a CDS encoding hypothetical protein (TriTrypDB/GeneDB-style sysID: LpmP.27.2180) has product MYANKENAWDGYTDDRFYGAKRFREYWQRMLADRGVRYYIFTIIVLMMAATAKLWQMQSLQREESGLLGPRKKQYRSRLTIVLDVDETIVSYGDKAFRLKAGLVPRPYLAELLDYLTSIDAEVVLWSASSERYMRQVLGVIDPTGVRVSQYLARGREWFTHDNYYEKNILWLKRPLENTLIIENRPLSVRNCNGNAILVDDFIRGEYMDTGQDYPANDHALRTIKNIVQDLETSGMSVPEYLANHKVRSRAIKEIPCHLAIRQLPEEIARGVFYFIGDKYKAKSDAT; this is encoded by the coding sequence ATGTACGCTAACAAGGAGAACGCGTGGGACGGCTACACGGACGACCGTTTCTATGGCGCCAAGCGCTTTCGCGAATACTGGCAGCGCATGCTGGCCGATCGAGGCGTGCGGTACTACATCTTCACCATCATCGTCCTCATGATGGCTGCCACGGCGAAGCTCTGGCAGATGCAGAGCTTACAGCGTGAGGAGAGCGGCTTGCTGGGGCCGCGGAAAAAGCAGTACCGCAGCCGTCTAACTATCGTGCTTGACGTTGACGAGACTATCGTCTCCTACGGCGACAAGGCGTTCCGTCTAAAGGCCGGGCTCGTTCCCCGCCCCTACTTGGCGGAACTGCTTGACTACCTCACCTCTATCGAtgcggaggtggtgctgtggtCCGCCTCGAGCGAGCGGTACATGCGGCAGGTGCTCGGCGTAATCGATCCGACGGGGGTGCGCGTGTCGCAATACCTCGCGCGCGGCAGGGAGTGGTTCACACACGACAACTACTACGAGAAGAACATCTTGTGGCTGAAGCGGCCGCTGGAGAACACCCTTATCATCGAAAACCGCCCCCTTTCAGTGCGCAACTGCAACGGGAATGCCATCCTCGTGGACGACTTCATCCGCGGCGAGTACATGGACACTGGCCAGGACTACCCCGCAAACGACCACGCCCTGCGGACGATCAAGAATATTGTGCAAGACCTTGAGACGAGCGGCATGTCTGTGCCGGAGTACCTCGCGAACCACAAAGTGCGCAGTAGAGCGATTAAGGAGATTCCGTGCCACCTTGCAATTCGGCAGCTGCCGGAAGAAATCGCGCGAGGTGTATTTTACTTTATCGGTG